The nucleotide window CGCTTCCGTTGTAGATGACCACCATGAAGCGGCGCAGAAGCATGGCCTCCACCGCCACCGTCCCGCTGACTCCGGCCACGGCGAGAGCGATTTTCATCAGGGCCCGTCCCTCTCCGTCCCAGTTTTCATATCCCTCGGTGCGCTCCCGCAGCTCCCTCTGCAGGGCCGCGGAAAGCCCCGGGGCAACGGAGAACACGGGAAGCCAGCCCTCCCGCTTCAGAAGCTCCGCCGTTCCAATGAGCTGAGTCAGATGATAACGAATGTCATATCCCCGGCTTCCGGGCATCAGCGCGATGACCCGCTCTCCACGGTAACGGGCGGACAGTTCCTCCGGAGCCTGAAAATTCTCCAGAGTTTCGGCCAGGGGATGAGCTGCCCACATGGAACGAACCCCCCGTTGGGTCAGATATTCCTGTTCAAAGGAAAAAAGCGGCAGACAAAGATCGAAATAATCCCGCAGCAGTTTCGTTCTTCCGCTGCGCCAGGCCCATACCGTGGGAGTGACCAGAAAGACCGCGAGCCCTTTGTAGCCGGATTTTCTGAGTTTTTTGACGAGAAAGAAATGAAAATCGGGACTGTCCACCACCACCACCACCGAGGGGTTTCGGGACAGAATCTCTCGAACCATGCGGTTACGCAGCCCAAAAATACGGGGAACGGCGGGGATGACCTCCGCGAAGCCCATGAGCTTCAGCTCCTCGTAACTCCAGACGGCAAGTCCGCCCGCCGCCACGGTGAGGGGCCCCATCATGCCCCAGACGCGGTTTTTCAGAGCCGGAACACGCTTCAGAAGCTCCCGGGTCAGGTCCGACGCGTAAAGGTCCCCGCTGACCTCCCCGCAGCTCAGGAATACCGACAGGTCTCTCAGGTCGTCTGGCATGGCAGCCCCCAAAAAGCGATGTTGTGGCGACGGGCTCCGGCAAAAACGGCTTCGGCGTCGATAATCAGAGTCCGGCGGGCCTCCACCGCAAGGCAGGTCAGCCCCGCCCGGGCCATATTTTCTATCGTTTGGGGCCCCACCGTGGGCAGGTCGTACCGGAAATCCTGATCGACCCGCATCATTTTGACAAGGACGCCCCTGCGAACCAAGTTTCCCGCCCTCTCGATCATGGCGTCCGTGCCCTCCAGCGCCTCCAGCGCCACGACGGCCTGACCGGCCACCACCAGAGCCTGTCCGAACGAGCAGGGCAGAGTGACCTTCAGAATGGAAACGCCGTACTCAAAATCCCGCCGTTCCTCCTCCGTAGGGGGACGATGCCCCAGCTGCCCCTCCGGCGCCAGAAACTCCGGAAGAATGTCACGATAGGGCAGCACGGAAATCCCCGCTTCCTCGAAGGTCGATACCACCGCCGCCAAAAGGGAATGGTCGTCCCTGGCGCTTTTCGCGATGAGCCTGAGAAAGAGCGGGTCGAAGAGCGCCGGAGCGTAGATCAGTTTTTTGGAAACCCGACCGGCCAGCACGACGCTTCCCACGTCATGACGCCGGATTTCCTTCAGCAGACGGCTCAGACTGGGATAGCGCAGTCGCACCAGAGGGTCGGCAATGCCCCGAAAGGCGTCCGGATCCTGCCGCAGCGTAAAAACCACCGGAACGTCCCCCAGCTCCGTCAGACGCCTGGCGATCTCCACGGGCAGAGCGCCCTCTCCCGCGATAAGTCCCGTCTTTGTTCTTTTTATAACCGTTTCATTCATGTCCAACCCCAACCCAATCAGGCGTCAGTCCAGGTATCAATCCAGATATCAATCCACTCGCCTCGCGAAAAAAAGTCCCACCGTCAGAAAAACGATGTTGGGAACCCAGGCAGCCGGCAGAGGCGGCATGTACCGGGATTCGCCCAGGGCGCGGCAGAGCGACATGACCACGTAATAGGCAAACACGATGACGATGCTGATTCCAAAGCTCATTCCGGACCCGGAACGCCCCTGACGGGAGGCTCCGAACGCGGCCCCCACGACGGCCATGACGATGCACGCCCAGGGGACGGCCAGCTTCAGGTGAAACAGCACCCACAGCGAGGCGGGATTGATGCCGGTTCCGTCGGAGTTCGCGATGTAGGTCCACAGCTCCCGCGCGCTCATGTCCATGGGACGCCGGGAATTGCGCCGCAGCTGCTCCGGAGAGAGGCGAATCATCAGCTTCTGACGGTCGAAACGAATCAGCAGGCGCAGCTCTCCTTTTGGGGAGACCTCGAACACCTGCCCGTCCTCCAGCCACCATTCACCGCCCCTCCAGACTCCGCTTTCCGCCCTGGACATGCGAACCAGACGTCCATTTTCAAATTCATGGACGATGATTCCCGTCATTTGCCCCGCATCGGGGTCCAGCCGGTCGATGTAGAGGACGCGCTTCAGCTCTCCGCCGCTTTCATCCCGCAGAAAGACCTTTTCCTGCAAAGCAGACGCCTGATTTTTCAAAATTTCATAGCGCATCAGCCGGTCGGCGGCCTCCGAGGCGAAAGGAACCACCGTTTCATTGAAAAGCAGCGCCCCTGCCGCAACCAGCAAAGAAGCTCCCATGACGGGCCGCAGAATCCTGTAGAAGGAAATCCCCAGAGACTTCAGAGCCACCAGTTCGCTGTTGGCCGAAAGCCTCGTCATGCCCAGGAGAGTCGCCAAAAGGCAGGACATGGGAAGCGTCAGAGCCACGACTCCCGGCAGTCGATACAGAAACAGCCTCACGACCACGCCGAGGGAGACGCCTTTTTCGATGACCAGCCGCGCCGCCTGGAAAAGCAGATCGCCCGCCACGAAGATCATCGTAAAAATGAGTATTCCAAATATAAAAGGTCCCGCCATCTCACCCAAAACGAGGCGATCCAGCGTGCGCAGACCTGGCAGGGATTTCATCGCCGACGCTTCCGTTCAAAGCCCGCCGGTGTCAGAGGGACTCTCCATTCAGAGGGATTCTCCATCGTGATCTTCGTCCCGGCCGCTCCTTCCCCAGAAGGTGACGCCCCGTTTCGTGTCCCTGTAAAAGTCCAGAATACGCTGAATTTCAGGTATCCAGGAGTCCTTTTTCTCCATGGCATCCTTCAGAGAATGAGTAAAAAGTTTGTCTCTGCTGTAAAGTTCGCGATAAAACTCCCGGATGCGACGTCGGGTCTCCGAGGAAAAACCCGCCCGCTTCAGCCCCACGGCGTTCAGTCCCGTCAGGCGCAGGGGCTCTCCCGATGCCAGCGTGTAATGGGGAACGTCCTTGGAAACCCGGTACATTCCGCCAATCATGCAGTAACTGCCGATGCGGACGAACTGATGAACCCCCGCCATGCCGCCGAACACCGTGTGGTCGTCGACGGAGACGAACCCGGAAAGTCCTACCTTGTTGGCGATGGTGATGTTGTTGCCCAGCCGCACGTTGTGGGCGAGGTGAACGCCGTCCATGATGAAACACTCGTCTCCCACCACCGTTTCGCATCCCTCGCCCGTGGCCCGGTTGATGGTCACGTTTTCGCGGATGACGTTGCCCTTCCCGATGCGGACCCGGGAACGTTCTCCCCTGTAACCATGGTCCTGAGGCTCCCCTCCGATGGAGGTGTACTCGTAAATTTGACAGTTCTCTCCGATCGAAACCTCTCCGTGGACGCTGACGTAGGCCTTCAGAACCGTCCCCCTGCCGATGGACGCCCCCGTTTCCACGAGACAGAAGGGACCGACGACAACGTCGTCGGCCAGTTCCGCCCCGGAGGAAACAACGGCGGAGGGGTGAATGGCGGTACTCATTCGGACGTCTCCTCCTCTCCGATTTCCCTTTTGAGGGTCGGGGCGACCATGAAGCTGAACTCTCCCTCGGCCACCACTTCGTCGTCCACGTATCCCGTCACTTTGGCTTTGCCCACGAATCCCCGCACTTTCGTCAGTTCGGCATGGGTCAGAAGGCGATCCCCGGGCCGGACGGGCTTGCGAAACCGCGCCTTGTCAACCCCCGTCAGAAACGCAATCATCCCCGTCTGCACGTCACCCAGACGCACCGCCACCAGAATCGACGCTACCTGTCCCATGGATTCCAGAATCAGGACCCCCGGCATCACCGGTTCATCCGGGAAGTGTCCCTGAAAGAAGGGTTCATTGATCGTCACGTTTTTGTAGCCTACGACGTGGTTTTCGCTGTACTCCACAATGCGGTCCACCATCAGGAAGGGGTAGCGGTGGCGCAGCATTTTCATGATTTCCGTAATATCCATACCAGGGACCTCCACAGAATTTTCTTGATTATCTTTATTATATTTATTAAATCAGTCGCTTATATGACCCCCGCCCCGCGTGAACAGCGCGCGAAGCCTTTCTGCCAGCTGCAGATGCAGAACGTGTCCCGCTCGTACCGCAACCACGTGCGCGGCGACGGGCCTTCCCAGACTGGCGAGGTCTCCGATGAGGTCGAGGGTTTTGTGCCGGACGAACTCGTCGGAAAACCGCAGTCCCCCGGAGGCCTCTATTCCCGTTTTTTTCACGAGAATCGCGTTGTCCAGAGAACCGCCCAGAGCCATTCCGGCCTTTCTCAGGGCATCGAGGTCCTCTTCCAGCGCGAAGGTTCTGGCCGGGGCAATCATTTTCAGATAGTCCTCCGGCGTTCCCTCCCAGTCCAAAATTTGTGTTCCTATGGCCTTCGCCTCGTAGTCGACCACGCAGGTGACGTGAAACGACGGCGAGGGCATCGCAACGACGAACCGGGAGAGGTCTCCGGCGCAGACGGGAGACTGAATGCGGAAGGGTTCCGGCCCCTCGTCACAGGGGACGGAGGTCTCCATAACCCGCTGTCCCACCGCCAGCGCGCAGCCGTCGAAGGCGGGCATCTCCGGCCCCGTCACGGAAATTTGCGCGCTCCACACTCCAGCGCCGGTCAGCGCGGACAGAAGATGTTCACAGGTGCGCACCCGCTTTCCGTCCGGAAAAATGAGGTCGGAACCGCGCCCGCCGCCCTCCAGCCCCAGGCCGGACAGAGGCAGCGCGGGGCCGCCCCCGGCGCTCAGGGTCAGTCCCCCGTCGGAGGGCTCGATGACGACACGGCAAAAAACACCCGAATGAAGGCCCTTTCCCTCGAAGGAAAGAGACCCGGTCAGCTTTCGATAGTTCATTTTTTCTTCCTTTACCTGACTTGTTTGCTTACTTACTATACTTCTTCAATTTTCTTTTGACGGCTTCAGTACGCCCTTTTTCTGCTTCTCTCCGCTCTCACGTTCTTTTTTCACTCCTTCACTTTTTCTTTTCTTCACGGCGTTCCAGTTTCCGAACGCGCTCATAAAGATCGGGCAGATGAGCCGAAAGAACCAGCGCCCGCCGTGCCTCGCTGTGAGGCCGGGCAGGGAAGCCGGAGACGACGGCTCCTTCAGGAATATCGTTCGTCACTCCGGTACGTCCGCCTAAAAGAGCGCCCCGCCCAATACGCACGTGATCGGTGACGCCCACCTGGGGGGAAATCGTCACGTCGTCCTCCACCACGGAACTCCCCGCAACGCCGCTCATGGAGCAGATAATGCAGTTTCTGCCGATCTGCACGTTGTGTCCGATCTGGACGTGGTTGTCGATTTTCGTCCCCCACCCTATAACAGTATCCCCTACAGTACCCCTGTCTATGGCGGTGCAGGCTCCGATTTCCACGTTGTCCTCCAGGACGACGTTGCCAATCTGAGGAATCTTCACCAGCCCCGACTCGGTCCGGATGAAACCGAATCCGTCGCAGCCCAGCGCGCAGCCCGCGTGCAGAATGCAGTTCGCCCCCACCCGGGTCCCCCGCATCAGGGTCACGTTGGGCTCGACGACGGTATGGGCCCCCACAAAAACGTCCTCTTCAAGGCAAACCCCGGAGACGAGGCAGGCCCCCGACTCCACCCGAGACCCCGACGCGACGACGCAGCAGGGCCCCACCCAGGCGTCCTCCGCCACCTGCGCGTCCTCCGCCACGGCTGCGGAAGGATGAACGCCCCTGCGAAGAGGGCGGCGGGGTTCAAAAATCGTCAGGACAGCGGGGAGCTTTCCTCTGGGGTCTTCGCAGGACAGCCCCGAACGCCCGTCCCCGAAAAACTCGGGACGCCCCAGGATGGGCACGTCTTCGCCCAGATGAGGCAGATTTTTCGCGTCCCAGATGACGCACAGAACATCGGATTTCCCCATTTCGGGGGAGCCCACGCCGTGGATCAGGGTATCTCCCCTTCCCACGAGAGAGACTCCCAGTTTTTCAGCCAAATCCGAAAGTTTCAGCTCAATACGCGTTCGCATCGTTCTTCCAATTCCCCATTCCTCATTCTTAATTTACTCTCTTATTTACCTGTTCAGGGACTTCACTCATCTTACAATTTACGATTTACAATTACAGCAGCAGGATCCCCTTCAGGCCCAATCTGTCGTTCCAGCGGTCGTCGTAGTGAAGTTCGATCGAAATGTACTCGGTGAGACGATAGCCCAGCGCCGCGTTATGCCCCCGGGTGGGGTTCCAGCGCCACCAGGCGTAGGGCCGCCGGATTCGCGCCGAGGTCCAGGCGACGCGGTACCAGGCCCTCTCGTCCGGCCACTCGACCTCAAGGCCAACCCGAAAATTTTTCCAGAGGGGAATACTGCCGCCCAGCCGTCCGGTGAGCTCCAGTTCCCCCACATCGAGAATCAGTTCTCCGTAAAATTCCACATCGATTCCCAAATCCCGTTTCGCGTTCCAGCCCAGCAGCACCCCCGCTTCGGGATAGCGCTCCTTCATACCCGCGTAGCCCGCCATCCACAGCCGGAAGATGAAGCGTTCGCTTTCGACGTCGGCCTCCAGACGGGAAATCTGGTCCGGCACGAAGGTGACCTCCACCTGAGATCGGGTGTTGGAAACCGCGTTGCGATCCTCCAGAAAATCCCGAACCAGCAGTTCCACCTCGCCACGGTGCCGGTCGATCCACCGCACGGGCAGACCGATGATCGGCGACAGCCCGGACAGAAGCCGCGCCGACAAATCCGACTGGAACATCAGGGGCAGCGTCGAGGAATATATGGAAGGCATAACCGCCAGAACGAGCGGCTGATCGGGGCGAAGCGCAAGCTGCAGAATCCCCCTGCCTTTATTTTCACCGCTGCTTTTATTTTCACTTCTTCCGTCCTCCAGGCGCACGAGAAGCGAAAAAGTCCAGCCCGGAAAACGGGCCTCCACCAGCGCGGCAATCCGCCCATGCAGAGCCTCCCCCGCCCAGGACAGGGCGTCCACGGGCAACCCCTCCAGGAGCTTCCCGACGCCCTCTTTCAGTCCCGCCTCGTCGTCGGCAAACCAGGAGGACGCCGGCGGCCTCAAATCCGGAGAAACCAGCTGCACCTCCCAGGCGACGGCGTCCTGAGCCTCGAAAAAAACCCGGGGCTCGCCCTTCGCGTCCGGCCGGCCAATCGTCACCCGGTACCCCATAAACAGTCGTCGGGCCACCAGCGTCAGGGTATCGAAACGGGCCTCTCCCCCCATTGGGGGAATTTCCTCCCAGACGGCGGTCAGCCCCCGAAGGGCGTGGGACGTCAGCCAGTCCGGCAGTCCCTCCACCGTCAGGGCCTCGCAGGGAAACGCGGCAAAAAAGAGGGCTGCGGTCAGACAAAACGTCGCCGCAACCCTGTGAAATCGTCTCGCTCCGGGGCGGGCCGGATCTTTCAAACTGTCCCTAAAACAGCTCTCCGAAGCCAAAGTACGTCCTGTCCTCGTCTCCGCCCGTGGCAAAATCCAGACGAATCTGGCCGAACGGGGTTTTGACTCTCAGGCCGATACCGTAGTTGTCGTAAGTTTCGCCCCAGTCCATATTGTCCCCGGCGTTGCCCACGTCATAAAAGGCCACCAGCGAAAAATTCTTCTGCACGGGAACGCGCAGCTCGAAATTACCCAGCAGAATATCCCTTCCCTCGAAGGTTCGGCTGTGATAACCCCGCAGAGAGTTCATGCCGCCCAGAGAGTAACGGGCGAAGGCCGGAAGATTTCCCGCGGTGGAAGATCCCACCCGAACCCGAGCCGCGAAAATGAGGGGATTGTCCTCCGTCCACATGCTGTCCGTGTCGATGACTCCGTCCAGGATGCTGTTGAGGGGCATATAAAAACGCAGCTGCGCCCAGTACTTCAGATACTCATAGTCGCCTCCCAGGGCCCGAACGGCCTGCTCAAGGGCCAGATCCCACACCCAGCCCTTCGAATAGGAAAGGTAGGGATCCCGTTTGTCCAGGGTGAACTGCAGCTCTCCCGACAGGTTGACGCCGCCCCACATCGTCAGGTCGTCGTAATAATCCTCTTTGGCGTCATGGACGTTGCTGTATTCCACATCCCGGCGGTTCAGGGTGAAAAACCAGCTCCATTCCTCCCTGCGTCCGAATTTTTTCCCTAAACCGGCGTACAGGGAAAGACTCTTTTCATCGTATTCAAACTGTTTTTTACTGCGGCGATAATAAAACTGGTCGATATAGTCGTAATAGGTGACCCCCACGCGCCAGCCATAAGTACGGCGGTCCATGTAGGGGCTGGAGAAGGAGGCCCAGTAACGCGCTTCGTCGCCTTCGTCAAAGCCCAGGTCCAGAATGTAGCCCTGCCCGTTGAAGTTGCTTTCCGCGACGTTCACTCCGCCGCTGATGCCCGTTTCCGTTCCATATCCCACGTTGAGCCCCACGGTGATGGTTTTCTTTTCCTTGACGGTGAGGATGACGTCCAGCATGTCGTTTCGGCCCTCCGGGTTGTCGAAACCCACGTTGACGTCCTCGAAGTAACCCAGGGACTGGAGTTTTCCCAGCTGATGCCGGAATTTGATGATGTTGAAGAGGTCTCCCGGCTGCAGTTTGATCTCCCGCCGGATGACGTGCGTCTTCGTTTTTTTGTTGCCCTGGATAATGACCTGTCCCACGCGGGGCTCCAGAATCTGGACGTTGATGCGCCCGTTCTGGATGTTCACGTCCGCCACGCGCACCATGACATATCCGTCTTTGTGATATTTATCCTGGATGCGATCCAGGTCGTTCCGGAAGAACACCCGGTTGAAAACGCTTCCCGTCTGGGTAAAAACCTCTTTCATCAGAGTTTCATCGCTGTACACGGTGTTGCCCGTAAAAAAGATTTCCTCGACGATGGGATTCTCCCGGACGGAGTAGAGCACCTCCACCCCATCCTCCGCCGCGCTCAAATCCACATCCACAAAGGAAAAGAAACCCTGGTTGTAAATCGATTCGATGTCCTTCTGAAGTTTATCCCTGTTCAGTTCCTCTCCGGGTTTTGTCTCCACGACCCCCAGAATGTAGCTCGACGTGATCTGCTCGTTTCCCCGAACCCCCACGCGAACAACCCGAGGTTCCGCCGCGGAGGATCCCGCTGTCAGAAACAGCATGACGCACGATATAAACAGGAGCGGTATCGCCTTACGAATACAGCGTCTCCTCACGTAAACCATCTCTCCCTTCACAAAATCCGCGGTGATGAAGCTCAACGCTCAATCGGGATGACCGGCCGCTCGTTTTTCAGAGCTCTTTCACCGGTCTGGACCAGCGAGAGGATTCGTTCGTAAGAAACAAAAACTTCCTCTTTCGTCCTGTTTTTGTCCGGCCCGTTTCTTTCCGTCCCCGTTTTTCGCGGGGTGGTCCCCCGCTTTTCAGTTATGGCGCTCACGGCCTCAGACGTCGTTTCCGGCGTTTTTTTCCGGGCCTGCTCCTCCGTTTTTTCAGCCTTTTCAGCTTTTTCTTCAGCTTTTTCGATGGAAGCCTTTTCAATGGAAAAGGCCGGCGCCGTTCCCGCGGACAGGGTCGACAGCAAAGACCCCTCCATCGGCAGGGGCGGCAGGCTCGGCAGGGACTGGGACGCGGAATTTTCCTGAAGCTGCGCCAAGGGGGTTCCGGTCAGCAGGACGATCGCCAGCGCCGCCAGCGTCACCCGCCCGAACCGCGCAAAAAACTCCCCGCAGCCTTTCCCGCGGTTTTTCCCTTCAAGAGCCGTCCATACCTCGTCCCGCAGGTGCTCCAGATCGGCCCTGGCGCACTCCATATCCATCAGCGCATTCTCCAGCGACCCGGCCCGGCAGGCCTTCAGGCAACGCTCCAACCACCGCATGACTCCGACGATACGCCGTTCCATCATCAATCTTCTCCCCAACTCAACAGAAACTTACAGAAACTTTCCCTTCACAGTTCTCTGTCAGTTTTATCCCCGAAGAAGAACGTATTATGGTATTTTCGACGATATGAACCTTCCGCCCTCACTTCCACCCTCAGACTCCGTTCCGGTTCCCGACCGTCACTCAGGAACGGACGAGGGGCCGTCGAGCCCCAGCCAGCGCCGGATTTTGGACACCGCGCTGCGCCTCAGACGGTAGACGTGAGAAACGTCCATTTTTTGTTCGTCCGCGACCTCCAGAGGATGCTTGCCCTCGAAAAAAAGCGCGGAAACCACAGCCGCCTCCCGCCCCTGAAGACGCTCGATGCTCTCGGCGACGTCCAGCCACTCGTCGTCGGAAGAGCCGGAAGTCTCCACCAACAGGCCCTTTTCCGCAAAAAGCCACTCGTCTTCCATGGGAATGGGCGTCCTGCGCTCAGATCGCTCCAGCAGGTTGATCATCTGCCCCCGAACCCGGTAATAGGCGTAGGTGGAAAAACGAATGTCGCGACCCGGGTCGAAACGGTCCACCGCGCCGATAAGCGCCAACATCCCCTCCTGAACGATGTCCTGACGAAGGGAGGGATAAATTTTCAGCTTCCGGGCCAGCCAGAAAACCAGAGGACGATAGGCGACAATCAGCTCTTCCCGGGCCTCCGGGTCGCCCTCGCGGCATCTCGCCCACAGAGCCCGCTCCGCTTCGCGGGTCATCCCCCGGTCGTCCTCCGTTCGCATCCCATCATCGCCCATTCCCGTCCCCCACTCTCCGGTCGACACTCATTTTTAAAGTTCTTAATCGATTAATTTTACCATACGGGCAGCGCGACGCCCTCGGGGACATCCCGCAGATGAAGATCATCGTTGGAAAAGATGAGCTGATTCTGAAATTCGCGAATTTCTATGCCGCTGATGGCGCAATTGGAGGCGGAGATATTCCACACGCTGTGAGGGTCCATCTTCAGGAGCACGACAAACAGCGCCCGTATGATTCCGCCGTGAGAGACGATGACCGCGTGCTCTTCGGGAGAGCTGAGGATGGTCTGCAGCGCGCCCTCGACGCGAAGGCGAAGCTCTTCCCAGGTTTCCGCCCCTTCCGGAAGACGGAAAAAGGGATCTGCAAACCACTCCTTCAGGGGCTGGGGATTCTGACGCTTCAGGGTCAGAATGCTTTCTCCCTCCCAGGAGCCGAAGTTCATCTCGGTAAAACCGTCCAGAACGACGGGGGTCTTTCCATGTCGGGCAGCCACCGCTTCCGCCGTGCGCAGAGCCCGCTCCAGAGGACTCGTATACACCACGTCCACGGGCCAGGACGCGAGGCGCTCCGCCAGCTTTCGAGCCTGAATCCGTCCCTCCTCGTTGAGGGGGATATCCGTCCGTCCCTGAAAACGACGGATCTCATTCCACTCTGTCTGCCCGTGACGGGCCA belongs to Synergistaceae bacterium and includes:
- a CDS encoding lipid-A-disaccharide synthase; translation: MPDDLRDLSVFLSCGEVSGDLYASDLTRELLKRVPALKNRVWGMMGPLTVAAGGLAVWSYEELKLMGFAEVIPAVPRIFGLRNRMVREILSRNPSVVVVVDSPDFHFFLVKKLRKSGYKGLAVFLVTPTVWAWRSGRTKLLRDYFDLCLPLFSFEQEYLTQRGVRSMWAAHPLAETLENFQAPEELSARYRGERVIALMPGSRGYDIRYHLTQLIGTAELLKREGWLPVFSVAPGLSAALQRELRERTEGYENWDGEGRALMKIALAVAGVSGTVAVEAMLLRRFMVVIYNGSGLSWLIARALVHIPWISMPNYLTDEPVYPEILKDAITPERILSELHRYLDDPVRRAAVDRSLEKARAAMGNVRAAVFWADSILSALSGVRVGL
- the lpxI gene encoding UDP-2,3-diacylglucosamine diphosphatase LpxI (LpxI, functionally equivalent to LpxH, replaces it in LPS biosynthesis in a minority of bacteria.) translates to MNETVIKRTKTGLIAGEGALPVEIARRLTELGDVPVVFTLRQDPDAFRGIADPLVRLRYPSLSRLLKEIRRHDVGSVVLAGRVSKKLIYAPALFDPLFLRLIAKSARDDHSLLAAVVSTFEEAGISVLPYRDILPEFLAPEGQLGHRPPTEEERRDFEYGVSILKVTLPCSFGQALVVAGQAVVALEALEGTDAMIERAGNLVRRGVLVKMMRVDQDFRYDLPTVGPQTIENMARAGLTCLAVEARRTLIIDAEAVFAGARRHNIAFWGLPCQTT
- the lpxD gene encoding UDP-3-O-(3-hydroxymyristoyl)glucosamine N-acyltransferase, translating into MRTRIELKLSDLAEKLGVSLVGRGDTLIHGVGSPEMGKSDVLCVIWDAKNLPHLGEDVPILGRPEFFGDGRSGLSCEDPRGKLPAVLTIFEPRRPLRRGVHPSAAVAEDAQVAEDAWVGPCCVVASGSRVESGACLVSGVCLEEDVFVGAHTVVEPNVTLMRGTRVGANCILHAGCALGCDGFGFIRTESGLVKIPQIGNVVLEDNVEIGACTAIDRGTVGDTVIGWGTKIDNHVQIGHNVQIGRNCIICSMSGVAGSSVVEDDVTISPQVGVTDHVRIGRGALLGGRTGVTNDIPEGAVVSGFPARPHSEARRALVLSAHLPDLYERVRKLERREEKKK
- the fabZ gene encoding 3-hydroxyacyl-ACP dehydratase FabZ; translation: MDITEIMKMLRHRYPFLMVDRIVEYSENHVVGYKNVTINEPFFQGHFPDEPVMPGVLILESMGQVASILVAVRLGDVQTGMIAFLTGVDKARFRKPVRPGDRLLTHAELTKVRGFVGKAKVTGYVDDEVVAEGEFSFMVAPTLKREIGEEETSE
- a CDS encoding BamA/TamA family outer membrane protein translates to MLFLTAGSSAAEPRVVRVGVRGNEQITSSYILGVVETKPGEELNRDKLQKDIESIYNQGFFSFVDVDLSAAEDGVEVLYSVRENPIVEEIFFTGNTVYSDETLMKEVFTQTGSVFNRVFFRNDLDRIQDKYHKDGYVMVRVADVNIQNGRINVQILEPRVGQVIIQGNKKTKTHVIRREIKLQPGDLFNIIKFRHQLGKLQSLGYFEDVNVGFDNPEGRNDMLDVILTVKEKKTITVGLNVGYGTETGISGGVNVAESNFNGQGYILDLGFDEGDEARYWASFSSPYMDRRTYGWRVGVTYYDYIDQFYYRRSKKQFEYDEKSLSLYAGLGKKFGRREEWSWFFTLNRRDVEYSNVHDAKEDYYDDLTMWGGVNLSGELQFTLDKRDPYLSYSKGWVWDLALEQAVRALGGDYEYLKYWAQLRFYMPLNSILDGVIDTDSMWTEDNPLIFAARVRVGSSTAGNLPAFARYSLGGMNSLRGYHSRTFEGRDILLGNFELRVPVQKNFSLVAFYDVGNAGDNMDWGETYDNYGIGLRVKTPFGQIRLDFATGGDEDRTYFGFGELF
- a CDS encoding sigma-70 family RNA polymerase sigma factor, whose product is MGDDGMRTEDDRGMTREAERALWARCREGDPEAREELIVAYRPLVFWLARKLKIYPSLRQDIVQEGMLALIGAVDRFDPGRDIRFSTYAYYRVRGQMINLLERSERRTPIPMEDEWLFAEKGLLVETSGSSDDEWLDVAESIERLQGREAAVVSALFFEGKHPLEVADEQKMDVSHVYRLRRSAVSKIRRWLGLDGPSSVPE
- a CDS encoding histidine phosphatase family protein, which codes for MASNSFRKRKILLARHGQTEWNEIRRFQGRTDIPLNEEGRIQARKLAERLASWPVDVVYTSPLERALRTAEAVAARHGKTPVVLDGFTEMNFGSWEGESILTLKRQNPQPLKEWFADPFFRLPEGAETWEELRLRVEGALQTILSSPEEHAVIVSHGGIIRALFVVLLKMDPHSVWNISASNCAISGIEIREFQNQLIFSNDDLHLRDVPEGVALPVW
- a CDS encoding UDP-3-O-acyl-N-acetylglucosamine deacetylase, giving the protein MNYRKLTGSLSFEGKGLHSGVFCRVVIEPSDGGLTLSAGGGPALPLSGLGLEGGGRGSDLIFPDGKRVRTCEHLLSALTGAGVWSAQISVTGPEMPAFDGCALAVGQRVMETSVPCDEGPEPFRIQSPVCAGDLSRFVVAMPSPSFHVTCVVDYEAKAIGTQILDWEGTPEDYLKMIAPARTFALEEDLDALRKAGMALGGSLDNAILVKKTGIEASGGLRFSDEFVRHKTLDLIGDLASLGRPVAAHVVAVRAGHVLHLQLAERLRALFTRGGGHISD
- the lpxA gene encoding acyl-ACP--UDP-N-acetylglucosamine O-acyltransferase: MSTAIHPSAVVSSGAELADDVVVGPFCLVETGASIGRGTVLKAYVSVHGEVSIGENCQIYEYTSIGGEPQDHGYRGERSRVRIGKGNVIRENVTINRATGEGCETVVGDECFIMDGVHLAHNVRLGNNITIANKVGLSGFVSVDDHTVFGGMAGVHQFVRIGSYCMIGGMYRVSKDVPHYTLASGEPLRLTGLNAVGLKRAGFSSETRRRIREFYRELYSRDKLFTHSLKDAMEKKDSWIPEIQRILDFYRDTKRGVTFWGRSGRDEDHDGESL
- a CDS encoding LptF/LptG family permease; its protein translation is MKSLPGLRTLDRLVLGEMAGPFIFGILIFTMIFVAGDLLFQAARLVIEKGVSLGVVVRLFLYRLPGVVALTLPMSCLLATLLGMTRLSANSELVALKSLGISFYRILRPVMGASLLVAAGALLFNETVVPFASEAADRLMRYEILKNQASALQEKVFLRDESGGELKRVLYIDRLDPDAGQMTGIIVHEFENGRLVRMSRAESGVWRGGEWWLEDGQVFEVSPKGELRLLIRFDRQKLMIRLSPEQLRRNSRRPMDMSARELWTYIANSDGTGINPASLWVLFHLKLAVPWACIVMAVVGAAFGASRQGRSGSGMSFGISIVIVFAYYVVMSLCRALGESRYMPPLPAAWVPNIVFLTVGLFFARRVD